In Selenihalanaerobacter shriftii, the sequence ACAATAATCTCAATTCCATCAACATCTTTAAACCCTTCTAAAGCTGCTTTACCTGTGTCTCCAGAAGTAGCTACTAAGATTAATATATCTTCATCTACCTCCACCTTATTAATAGCTTGCACTAATAAATAAGGCAAAATCTGTAATGCTAAGTCCTTAAATGCTGCTGTAGGACCATGCCATAATTCTAATATGTATGTCCTATCATTTAATTTATGAATTGGTGTTACTTCTTTTGCTGCAAAATTATTCATATTGTACGCTTCTTTAATTGCATTCTCTAATTCTTTATTTGTATAATCAGTTAAAAAGACAGATAAAACTTCTTTTGCAATTTCTTGATAACTTTTATCCTTCATCTGATATATAACCTCTTGAGATAAACTCGGCACATCTTCTGGAACAAATAATCCTCCAGCAGGTACCATTCCTAACCTAATTACTTCTGCTGAATTAACTTTTTGATAATTCCCTCTAGTACTAATATATTCCATTCTACTCAATCCTTTCTACTTCTCTTAGAGGTAATTATACCAAATCTAAAATTGAATTTAAAGTTATTATAGGGATTTTTCACATAAAATAACCACTGAAATTTATATAAAAATTAATTATTAATGACTTTAATCATCAACCATCTCTAAATCAGTTATATTTTCATGAAAACTATTTAATTTACAACTTACGTCACATATTTGTAACATATTCATCATATTTTCATCAAATTTATACTATATAATTATAATTGAAAGGTTAAGTTAGTTAACACTTACCCCTTTATATAAATAGTGTTAAATACTTACCCCTTATTTCCCCTTTTTAATATCCCTTTTATAAAGAGCTACCTATATAGGTAGCTCTTTATGTTTTTATTCTAATTATTTTATTGTTTTAGTAATTTCCTGTAGTTTCTTTTCCAGCTATAATCTTAACACCTGAACTAGCTCCAATTCTAGTAGCTCCTGCTTCAATCATCTGTTTAGCATCTTCTAAACTTCTAATTCCCCCGGAAGCTTTAACTTCTAATTCATCACCTACAACTTCTTTCATTAATTTAACATCATCTATAGTCGCACCACCAGTTCCAAAACCTGTAGATGTCTTTACAAAATCTGCTCCTGCTTCTTTAACAACTTGACAAGCCTTTCTTTTTTCTTCATCATTCAAATAACAAGTTTCAATAATTACTTTAACTATATTATCTGAGCTAACTGCAACTACTTCTTTAATATCATCTTTAACAATATTCCAGACTTCAGATTTTACTGCTCCTAGATTAATTACCATATCAAGTTCTTGAGCTCCATTCTTAATAGCATTTTTAACTTCAAAAGCTTTAACTTTAGTTGTATTCATGCCTAATGGAAAACCAATTACTGTACAAACCTTAACTGAACTACCTTTTAATTCCTCACTAGCTAATTTTACAAAACTAGGATTTACACATACAGAAGCAAAATTATATTCTTTAGCTTCTTGACACTTGGTCTTAATATCCTCCTCAATTGCATCAGCATTTAAAATAGTATGATCAATCATATTTGATATTTCTTGGTTCATTATCTTCACCTTCCTCTTTTTAATCAAATAATTTAGTTACTGTCTTTAATACCATTTCTGTCATTCTATCTACACCTTGTTGAATCTTATCTTTATCTGCCCTTACTTGAGTAAAGACATGATCTGATACAGTAAGTACTGTTGCTGCTCTTAAACCATACTTAGCAGCAATATTATATAAAGCTGCTGTTTCCATCTCCACACCCAAAACACCATATTCAGCTAATTTCTTTAATCCATCTATATAGTTATCACTTTTACCATAAAAATAATCAGAAGTCACAATCTGTCCTACATGAACAGGCATATCTAATTTAATAGCACTTTGATATAAATTATTAATTAATTCAAAATCAGCTGGTGGAGCTAACGTAATGTCATCAGTTAAACTATTAATTGTAGTTCCTGCAGTAGCAGCTGATTGGCCAATTAACAAATCAGCAGCTTCTAAACCTTCTTTTAGAGCACCACAAGTTCCTACTCTAATTAATGTTTTTGCTCCTAACATATTTAATTCTTCTAAAATAATTGCAGTAGATGGAACTCCCATACCTGTAGTTTGAACAGATACTTTTACTCCATTAAAAGTTCCTGTATAACCATACATCTCTCTATAACTAGTATATAACTTAGGATCATCTAAGAACTTTTTAGCTATATACTTAGCCCTTTCTGGATTTCCAGGTAATAATACAATATCAGCTACTTCATCTTCCTTAGCTTCAATATGAATTGGCATTTATAATATCCTCCCTATAAAATATAATCTTAATAATTATATTCCTAAATTATTAACTTTTACCTTTTCTTACTTCATGAATAAGATTATATGTAAAGTATCTGTTTTACCAAACAATTTATAAGTCGTCTGACATCTAACCTTTCATAATCCCATTTTAATGTATTTCAAAGTAATTGTCAATCTAATAAAATAACAAAACTTTTATTACAAATCAAAAAGATCTCCCTAACTATATAGCTAGAGAGATCTTTTTGATTAATTAAATATATTAATCTAAGCTACCTCTGATGCATCTACTTTCACTGTACTCGTTTCATCTATCTCTTCAATAGTTATTCCCATAAATCCATATATCATAGAAATTACTGGAACAATTAAATTAAAGAAAGCATAAGGAACATAAGCAAATGTATCAACACCTAAAGTTGCAGCCATATATGCTCCTCCAGCTGTCCATGGAATTAATACTGCAGTTAAAGTACCACTATCCTCTAATACCCTAGATAGATTCTTAGGATGCAATCCTTTTTTCTCATAAGCTGCTTTATACATCTTACCTGGTACAATAATAGATAAGAATTGATCACCTAATAAAGCATTGGCTCCAATACAAGCTACAATATTACTCGCAATCAATTTACCAGTTGTATTAGCTAATGATAATATTTTATTAACTATTACTTCTAATACCGAAATCCTATCAAGTACCCCACCAAAAGCTAAAGCACAAAGAATTAATGATATCGTCCACATCATACTATTTAATCCACCACGAGATAAAAGACTATCTACTACCTTTACTCCTGTATCACTACTATATCCATAATGCATAGCATTAATAACTTTAGAAAAACCAGCTCCCTGGAATAACATAGCAAAAATTCCCCCAACCACAGAACCTGAAATTAAAGTAGGAACTGCTGGTATTTTCATAGCCGCCATAATAAATACCATTACAGCCGGTAATAACATCCAAATATTAATTGTAAACGTCTGATTTAATGTATCTAAAATAACATTTATCTTATTAACATCTAGTGCTTCTGTTCCAAAACCTCTTCCTAAAAATCCATATAAAATTAAAGCTATAATATAAGCCGGTGTAGTAGTATAAACCATATGTTTAATATGTTCAAATAAATTACTTCCAGCCATTGCCGGAGCTAAATTAGTAGTATCAGATAATGGTGACATTTTATCTCCAAAATAAGCCCCAGAAATAATTGCTCCAGCTACCATTGGTAATGGAATTCCTAAGCCCTGACCAACTCCTATTAATGCAATTCCTACTGTTCCTGCTGTCGTCCAAGAACTACCACTAGCCAGGGAAACAACTGAACATATTAAGACTGTTGCCACTAAGAAAATTTGTGGTGATAATAATTTCATACCATAATAAATCATTGTAGGTACAGTACCACTAAGAATCCAAGCACCGATTACAATACCAATAATCAATAGAATAATTATTGAACCCATAGCTACATTAATTCCATCTATCAATCCTTGTTGAATATCTTTCCAATTAAATCCTAATACCACTCCTAAAAGACTAGCTACTGCAGTTCCTAAAACTAATGGAATATGTGGATCAATCCCCAAAAATACTATTCCAGTAAATAATAATACTGCCGTTATTACTATAGGTAGTATAGCTTCAAATAAATTAGGTTTTCTTATTTGTTTCATTCTAACTCCTCCTGTTTTATTATAACTTTTATATTTTAATACTTTAACCAACTAAATTATAACTAACTAATCTACCTATGACAAATATTATCTTACTTATATATGTTAGTTTATCTGTTACTTGCTTCTTTTTAAGCTAAATTACTACCTTTTTTGCAATTTATCACTTTATCATGTCAAATTAAATGATAAATCCTATTAAATATTAACTTGCCCTTTCTAACTGCCTAGCGACTAGCTGTACACTGTCATGACTGCCAGCAATTGTTAAGATATCACCATATTGTAATTTATTATATCCATGCGGGATAATTAATTCATTATTTCTTTCTATAGATAATAATAAACATTCTCCTGGCAAATCTAAATCTGATACTTTCTTATCAATATAGAAACTTTGTTTCAATCTTATCTCTTTAGTAGTTAATTTTTCTTCAGTCAAATTAATAAACGTTTTAGGACTTCTAATCAGATTTTCTAGCATAACTACTGCTGCTATAGAAGGAGTTATTATATTTATCCCTTCCTCTGATAATATTTTATTTTTCTCCATGTCACATTTAGAATTTAAAAGTAATATATTTTCAACTATAAAATTATCTTTGACTAATTTACAAATTTTTTCATTAACATAATCATCACCGGTAGCTACTACTAAAGTGGTATTCTTATTAATATCTACTTGCTTTAAAATAGATAAGTTAGTAGCATCACCTTCAATAACTTCATCAGCTAATTGCTTAGCTCTTTTTACTCTATTACTATCTTTCTCTATAATAGTTATTTCTGTATGATCTTCACGTAACTTTTTTACTAATAAAGAAACTAATTCACCACTCCCAATAATTACAATAGATTCTTTATCTTTTTCATATTCTGGACAAAAATAATCAAATAAAATTGGTGAAACAGTACAAGTAAAAATAGCTGTTAATATAATCGCTGAATTAATACTTTCACCGATTATTCCTAACTCTAAGCCAATAGTAGAAGCAGCAATTATTAAACTTAATCTAGATGATAATAGAAACCCTGCACTTAAAGTCTCTCGCCATGAATAATTCCGTTTAAAAATCAAAGCTGGAATCAATTTTACAAGGTAGGAGGCTATAATTAAACAAATAGTAAATAACCAAATATCTTTAGAATTAAATAAAACAGTAATATCAAATTTCACGCCAACCATAATAAAGAAAATTGGAATAAAAAAACCATAACCAATAGCATCTAATTTATGATTTAAGTAATTATTTTCATCATCAGAAATTAAAGAAATAATAGTTCCTGCTAAAAATGCTCCTAAAATCATTTCAATACCTAATTCCTGAGCTAAAGCAATAAAAATCAAAATTAAGGCAAATGATGCTCTAACTTTAATTTGAGAAGTAGCATGAGCTAACTCATCAAATATTTTACTATTACTAAAGATAATACCCATTTTATGAAAAATGATAAAGGCTAAAAAAAGAAGACCAATCAATAAAATTTGATGAAGGGCACCAGAAGTAGTTAAAATAGCAAAAATAGTAATTAATAAAATTGTTAAAAAATCTGCCAGTAATGCAGACAGTAATAACTGTTGTCCATAATCAGTAGTTATAATTTCTTTTTCTTTTAAAGTTGGCATGACTATTGCTAAAGAAGTAGTTGAAATTATTAAAGTCATCAACCAAGGAGTAGATAGTAGATTGAAAATTACAAATAATTGAGATA encodes:
- the deoC gene encoding deoxyribose-phosphate aldolase, translated to MNQEISNMIDHTILNADAIEEDIKTKCQEAKEYNFASVCVNPSFVKLASEELKGSSVKVCTVIGFPLGMNTTKVKAFEVKNAIKNGAQELDMVINLGAVKSEVWNIVKDDIKEVVAVSSDNIVKVIIETCYLNDEEKRKACQVVKEAGADFVKTSTGFGTGGATIDDVKLMKEVVGDELEVKASGGIRSLEDAKQMIEAGATRIGASSGVKIIAGKETTGNY
- a CDS encoding DeoD-type purine-nucleoside phosphorylase, which produces MPIHIEAKEDEVADIVLLPGNPERAKYIAKKFLDDPKLYTSYREMYGYTGTFNGVKVSVQTTGMGVPSTAIILEELNMLGAKTLIRVGTCGALKEGLEAADLLIGQSAATAGTTINSLTDDITLAPPADFELINNLYQSAIKLDMPVHVGQIVTSDYFYGKSDNYIDGLKKLAEYGVLGVEMETAALYNIAAKYGLRAATVLTVSDHVFTQVRADKDKIQQGVDRMTEMVLKTVTKLFD
- the nhaC gene encoding Na+/H+ antiporter NhaC is translated as MKQIRKPNLFEAILPIVITAVLLFTGIVFLGIDPHIPLVLGTAVASLLGVVLGFNWKDIQQGLIDGINVAMGSIIILLIIGIVIGAWILSGTVPTMIYYGMKLLSPQIFLVATVLICSVVSLASGSSWTTAGTVGIALIGVGQGLGIPLPMVAGAIISGAYFGDKMSPLSDTTNLAPAMAGSNLFEHIKHMVYTTTPAYIIALILYGFLGRGFGTEALDVNKINVILDTLNQTFTINIWMLLPAVMVFIMAAMKIPAVPTLISGSVVGGIFAMLFQGAGFSKVINAMHYGYSSDTGVKVVDSLLSRGGLNSMMWTISLILCALAFGGVLDRISVLEVIVNKILSLANTTGKLIASNIVACIGANALLGDQFLSIIVPGKMYKAAYEKKGLHPKNLSRVLEDSGTLTAVLIPWTAGGAYMAATLGVDTFAYVPYAFFNLIVPVISMIYGFMGITIEEIDETSTVKVDASEVA
- a CDS encoding monovalent cation:proton antiporter family protein gives rise to the protein MEHSFNSLVIITLLAFIVPIIIESVKKVKIPVVVGEIIAGVIIGKSGLNLIEAGSWLNFLSEFGFAFLMFLSGLEVDFNLIQRTAKKEKGILNGSILNSIIIFSLTLLISYIISQLFVIFNLLSTPWLMTLIISTTSLAIVMPTLKEKEIITTDYGQQLLLSALLADFLTILLITIFAILTTSGALHQILLIGLLFLAFIIFHKMGIIFSNSKIFDELAHATSQIKVRASFALILIFIALAQELGIEMILGAFLAGTIISLISDDENNYLNHKLDAIGYGFFIPIFFIMVGVKFDITVLFNSKDIWLFTICLIIASYLVKLIPALIFKRNYSWRETLSAGFLLSSRLSLIIAASTIGLELGIIGESINSAIILTAIFTCTVSPILFDYFCPEYEKDKESIVIIGSGELVSLLVKKLREDHTEITIIEKDSNRVKRAKQLADEVIEGDATNLSILKQVDINKNTTLVVATGDDYVNEKICKLVKDNFIVENILLLNSKCDMEKNKILSEEGINIITPSIAAVVMLENLIRSPKTFINLTEEKLTTKEIRLKQSFYIDKKVSDLDLPGECLLLSIERNNELIIPHGYNKLQYGDILTIAGSHDSVQLVARQLERAS